A section of the Flavobacteriales bacterium genome encodes:
- a CDS encoding T9SS type A sorting domain-containing protein — MPGDTVQPLGGGGSLNTFIHKFDADGILQWIRPVGPFFQPFSIECDEAGSIYLLGRTLVSDIILADTVLSVTANRNHLLKFAPNGDLIWHHDTGMPLTGGFGRTTLLHQAAGRLYFQSSNLSMACIDTSGAPIGTFSASSYVPQTAFQNLWFKSAVRLSNGDVVVAGEHRGELAFGSNSSLPGDPNAAALNRYFFLRLGPELDTLHWFTSHGSFRDRFQYDIPLIRDGLDHVYASVTLNANTPIVFGPDQITSTLGNGLDAIVKMDANGTPLWMRALPNTLNSAYAFALTWKDDDSGLLACGQFTTNITFGSITLAPGNTGRGFITELAPDGTFVTGYASGTPGIPPGPVQSWGQALCSTGGGEYLITGFLNTLSNWELNCTPVVADRGFFLGAFTAVPDSVPTPTITQSGDSLIATPAFGGDIEWFLDGSPIPGASGGSISISANGNYSVTYTGSTGCTGTATSTTFLVTTLGLAHNANVSSVLLMPNPTEGLLRVSGLSDNSIIRLVDSTGRTLHTHRSSGVVLVLDVSTLPCGPYLLRIESADSTNTFRVVKQ, encoded by the coding sequence ATGCCAGGGGATACGGTGCAGCCCTTGGGCGGAGGCGGAAGCCTGAACACCTTCATCCATAAGTTCGACGCCGATGGCATCCTTCAATGGATCCGCCCCGTGGGCCCGTTCTTCCAGCCCTTCTCGATCGAGTGCGATGAGGCGGGCAGCATCTACCTGCTGGGCCGTACGCTCGTGAGCGACATCATCCTGGCGGACACGGTCCTGAGCGTGACCGCGAACCGGAACCACCTGCTGAAGTTCGCACCCAACGGGGACCTGATCTGGCACCACGACACCGGAATGCCGCTGACCGGCGGATTTGGCCGCACGACGCTTCTGCATCAGGCGGCCGGCAGGCTGTACTTCCAGAGCAGCAACCTGTCCATGGCGTGCATCGACACGTCGGGCGCTCCGATCGGCACGTTCTCCGCAAGCAGCTACGTGCCGCAGACCGCTTTCCAGAACCTGTGGTTCAAAAGCGCGGTACGCCTGAGCAATGGCGATGTGGTGGTGGCCGGCGAGCACCGGGGGGAACTGGCCTTCGGCTCGAACTCGAGCCTGCCGGGCGACCCCAATGCAGCGGCCTTGAACCGCTACTTCTTTCTGCGACTGGGCCCTGAGCTCGACACGCTCCATTGGTTCACCTCGCACGGCAGCTTCCGAGACCGTTTCCAATATGACATCCCCCTGATCCGTGACGGCCTGGACCATGTCTACGCATCCGTCACTTTGAACGCGAACACCCCGATCGTCTTCGGACCGGACCAGATCACCAGCACCTTGGGCAACGGCCTGGACGCCATCGTGAAGATGGACGCGAACGGCACCCCGCTTTGGATGCGTGCCCTGCCCAACACCTTGAACAGCGCGTATGCCTTCGCCCTCACGTGGAAGGACGACGACAGCGGCCTGCTGGCTTGCGGGCAGTTCACCACGAACATCACCTTCGGAAGCATCACCCTTGCACCTGGGAACACCGGCAGGGGCTTCATCACCGAGCTGGCCCCCGACGGCACCTTCGTCACGGGCTATGCGAGCGGTACACCCGGCATCCCGCCCGGTCCGGTACAGAGCTGGGGGCAGGCACTGTGCTCCACCGGTGGTGGGGAGTACCTCATCACCGGCTTCCTGAACACCCTGTCGAACTGGGAACTGAACTGCACGCCAGTTGTTGCGGACCGCGGCTTCTTCCTGGGTGCCTTCACCGCCGTTCCGGACAGTGTGCCCACACCCACCATCACGCAATCCGGCGATTCCCTGATCGCCACGCCGGCCTTTGGGGGTGACATCGAGTGGTTCCTTGATGGGTCGCCGATCCCCGGTGCCTCGGGAGGGAGCATCTCCATCAGCGCGAACGGCAACTACAGCGTCACCTACACCGGTTCCACGGGATGCACGGGTACGGCGACCTCCACGACATTCCTTGTGACCACCCTGGGCCTTGCCCACAACGCCAATGTCTCCAGCGTGCTCCTGATGCCCAACCCGACCGAAGGCCTGCTCCGTGTCTCGGGGCTCAGTGACAATTCGATCATCCGCCTCGTTGACTCCACCGGTCGCACGCTCCATACACATCGGAGCAGCGGCGTAGTGTTAGTGCTGGATGTGAGCACCCTGCCTTGTGGGCCATACCTGCTGCGCATCGAGTCGGCTGACTCGACGAACACCTTCCGCGTGGTGAAGCAGTAA
- a CDS encoding TolC family protein codes for MRTWRNIATSLALGACGVAAAQDTLSLDQAIRLALANEHGIRIARNEAAVAHAQATAGNAGLFPRLDATGRGTYSNQDTRLDFAEGIADVERNGVVNTAFSGQVGLAYTLFNGMGNFATLERNRLAADIADLRTRAQVEGTLGQVIALYYALAALDQDVAITQRILDISNDRYARQEGRALLGGAGRLDVLNAAVDLQADSTSHLLALQRRERTARDLNVLLGRAPAEPVVVQRRVDHAQGLSEDKLVQDALAGNVQLASATAQVRAAEVDERIASSFRWPRLDLNANYGISDQKNGVGLVLGTYTQGLNGGLTLSIPLFDGGRINTQVEQVRLRAESAQLAEEQARIQVERDVRNAYTTWRAQREVLRIQKDAVRTATLNFERTRELFQSGQVTGLQFRQAQLDMANAERQAVVAGFDTKVAELTLLLASSGLLPALGVRP; via the coding sequence ATGAGGACCTGGAGGAACATCGCGACTAGTCTGGCCCTTGGTGCCTGCGGGGTGGCAGCGGCCCAGGATACGCTGAGCCTGGATCAGGCCATCAGGCTGGCCCTGGCGAATGAGCATGGCATACGCATCGCACGGAATGAGGCCGCTGTCGCCCATGCTCAGGCCACGGCAGGCAACGCGGGCCTGTTTCCACGCCTCGATGCCACCGGGCGCGGCACCTACAGCAATCAGGACACCAGGCTGGATTTTGCCGAGGGCATTGCGGATGTGGAGCGGAACGGCGTCGTGAACACGGCCTTCAGCGGTCAGGTGGGGCTTGCCTACACGCTCTTCAACGGCATGGGCAACTTCGCCACGCTCGAGCGCAACCGCCTGGCCGCTGACATCGCCGACCTGCGCACGCGCGCGCAAGTGGAGGGCACGCTCGGCCAGGTGATCGCCCTGTACTACGCGCTGGCGGCACTGGACCAGGATGTGGCCATCACCCAACGGATCCTCGACATCTCCAACGACCGCTATGCCCGCCAGGAGGGCAGGGCGCTGCTCGGTGGTGCAGGCCGGCTCGACGTGCTCAACGCCGCGGTGGACCTCCAGGCCGACAGCACCAGCCACCTGCTCGCGCTCCAGCGCCGCGAGCGCACCGCGCGGGACCTCAACGTGCTGCTCGGACGCGCACCGGCGGAACCGGTCGTGGTGCAGCGTCGGGTCGACCATGCCCAAGGTCTGTCGGAGGACAAGCTGGTCCAGGACGCGCTTGCAGGTAACGTGCAATTGGCGAGCGCCACGGCACAGGTGCGCGCGGCCGAGGTGGATGAACGGATCGCCTCGTCCTTCCGTTGGCCGAGACTCGACCTCAATGCGAACTACGGGATCAGTGACCAGAAGAACGGCGTGGGACTGGTTTTGGGCACCTATACCCAGGGGTTGAACGGAGGTCTCACCCTCAGCATCCCATTGTTCGATGGTGGACGGATCAATACACAGGTGGAACAGGTGAGGTTGCGGGCCGAGAGCGCGCAGCTGGCCGAGGAACAGGCACGGATCCAGGTGGAACGCGATGTGCGCAACGCATACACCACCTGGCGTGCTCAGCGTGAAGTGCTCCGGATCCAGAAGGACGCAGTGCGCACGGCCACGCTCAACTTCGAGCGCACCCGGGAGCTCTTCCAGAGCGGCCAGGTCACCGGCCTCCAGTTCCGTCAGGCCCAGCTCGACATGGCCAATGCCGAGCGCCAGGCCGTGGTGGCCGGCTTCGACACGAAGGTCGCCGAGCTGACCCTGCTGCTCGCAAGCAGTGGTCTGTTGCCTGCGCTCGGCGTGCGACCGTAA
- a CDS encoding efflux RND transporter permease subunit yields MKGLTAYFIRYSVAVDTVMVLIFIFGFFGLKSTRSSLFPEVESRTIQVQILYPGAAPEEVEEGVVLRIEDDLKGVTGVERISSISQENGGVITVEVIKGYDVDVVLQDVKNAVERIPTLPDGMEPIRTFKLENIRPAVTFALSGDGVDLKALKLIARRVEQDLRSIGGISKVEVTGYPDEEVEVAFREADLRANELSFAQAAAAVRGANLDLTGGKIKTSDEELLIRVRDKRQDAEGLRNVVLRAGSDGRVLRLRDVADVRDTWAEDPARNFVNGSPAVVVNVSSTVSEDILFIAESTMKYMESFNERGGPVRATLINDATTVLRQRIAMLLENGIQGFFLVVIVLALFLNWRLAFWVALSIPVAFAGMFILAPGFITINVMSLFGMILVVGILVDDGIVITESIYQEYERGLPPIKAAFEGINKVLPAVISSVLTTIAAFSTFFFIEGRLGDFAPALAFVVIATLLFSLIEAAFILPAHVAHSKGLSRGTRNRLEAYMDGLMTRLRDVRYGRFYDRFMRHRVLTLGIAFFLLAITIGSVGAGIIRTTFFPVIERDDVAVDLEMVTGTRENIVFTELQRIEQLAWAINDELRGAREDSLDVILKVQTILGPRAEQGKLNIILLDGEKRGFRAEEITNQLRERAGLMPGVQNLTFGLATPFGKPVSVSLRSNDLAELNAAKAELRGELQKLPMLRDVVDSDRPGNREVVLKLKDKAHLLGLTLQDVAAQVRQGFFGLETQRVQRGEDEVKIWVRYAEEGRASLRDLEDMRIRTADGRQLPLSELVSYHIERGIRAINHLDGKREVRVEADLASSGASATDAQSVVATEIMVPLLAKYPGLSYSFEGQGEQSRKVGASALRVLPITLIIMFALIVLTLRSFWQMVTVVLCLPLGFIGIAWGHWIHGVQISLFSFFGMIALIGVMVNDSLVLISTFNANLKTGLEFKEALRRAALSRLRPILLTSLTTVVGLLPITLNKSFQAQFLIPMAITVAYGLAIATFVTLIILPILLAALNEGRRLLGWAWNAEMPDAGSVEPAVKELPYEDLEEHRD; encoded by the coding sequence ATGAAGGGACTCACTGCCTACTTCATCAGGTACAGCGTGGCGGTGGACACCGTCATGGTGCTCATCTTCATCTTCGGCTTCTTCGGCCTGAAGAGCACGCGCAGTTCGCTCTTCCCCGAGGTGGAGAGCCGCACCATCCAGGTGCAGATCCTCTATCCCGGTGCCGCTCCGGAAGAGGTGGAGGAGGGCGTGGTGCTGCGCATCGAGGACGACCTCAAGGGTGTCACCGGTGTCGAACGCATCAGCAGCATCAGCCAGGAGAACGGGGGTGTGATCACCGTGGAAGTGATCAAGGGCTACGATGTCGACGTGGTGCTGCAGGATGTGAAGAACGCGGTGGAGCGCATCCCCACGCTGCCCGACGGCATGGAGCCGATACGGACCTTCAAGCTGGAGAACATCCGCCCTGCGGTCACCTTCGCGCTCAGCGGCGATGGTGTGGACCTAAAGGCGCTGAAGCTGATCGCCCGCCGCGTGGAGCAGGACCTCCGGTCCATCGGGGGCATCAGCAAGGTGGAGGTCACCGGCTACCCGGATGAGGAGGTGGAGGTGGCCTTCCGTGAGGCCGATCTGCGGGCCAACGAGCTCAGCTTCGCCCAGGCGGCGGCCGCCGTGCGGGGCGCCAACCTCGACCTCACCGGTGGCAAGATCAAGACCAGCGACGAGGAGCTGTTGATCCGGGTGCGTGACAAGCGCCAGGATGCCGAGGGCCTGCGCAACGTGGTGCTCCGCGCCGGCAGTGATGGCCGCGTACTGCGCCTGAGGGACGTGGCCGATGTGCGCGACACCTGGGCGGAGGACCCGGCGCGCAACTTCGTGAACGGCAGCCCGGCCGTGGTGGTGAACGTGAGCAGCACGGTGAGCGAGGACATCCTGTTCATCGCGGAGAGCACCATGAAGTACATGGAGAGCTTCAATGAGCGTGGAGGGCCGGTCCGGGCCACGCTGATCAATGATGCGACCACCGTGCTGCGCCAGCGCATCGCCATGCTGCTGGAGAACGGCATCCAGGGCTTCTTCCTGGTGGTCATCGTGCTCGCGCTCTTCCTCAACTGGCGACTGGCCTTCTGGGTGGCCCTGAGCATCCCGGTGGCGTTCGCCGGCATGTTCATCCTCGCGCCCGGCTTCATCACCATCAATGTCATGAGCCTCTTCGGGATGATCCTCGTCGTGGGCATCCTGGTGGACGATGGCATCGTGATCACCGAGAGCATCTATCAGGAGTACGAGCGCGGGCTCCCGCCGATCAAGGCCGCGTTCGAGGGCATCAACAAGGTGTTGCCGGCGGTGATCAGCTCCGTCTTGACCACGATCGCGGCCTTCAGCACCTTCTTCTTCATCGAGGGACGGCTGGGCGATTTCGCCCCGGCACTTGCCTTCGTGGTCATCGCCACGCTCCTGTTCTCCCTCATTGAAGCGGCCTTCATCCTGCCCGCGCATGTCGCCCACTCGAAAGGCCTGAGCCGCGGGACCAGGAACAGGCTGGAGGCTTACATGGACGGCTTGATGACCAGGCTCCGCGATGTACGCTACGGTCGCTTCTACGACCGGTTCATGCGCCACCGTGTATTGACCCTTGGGATCGCCTTCTTCCTGCTGGCCATCACCATCGGTTCCGTGGGTGCCGGCATCATCCGGACCACCTTCTTTCCGGTGATCGAACGCGACGATGTGGCGGTCGATCTGGAGATGGTGACCGGTACGCGGGAGAACATCGTCTTCACCGAGCTTCAACGGATCGAGCAGCTGGCCTGGGCCATCAATGACGAACTCCGCGGGGCGCGGGAGGACAGCCTGGACGTGATCCTCAAGGTGCAGACCATCCTGGGGCCCCGGGCGGAGCAGGGCAAGCTCAATATCATCCTGCTTGATGGCGAGAAACGGGGCTTCCGCGCCGAGGAGATCACCAACCAGTTGCGTGAACGGGCCGGCCTCATGCCCGGTGTGCAGAACCTCACCTTCGGCCTGGCCACCCCGTTCGGCAAGCCCGTATCGGTCTCGCTGCGCAGCAACGACCTCGCCGAGCTCAACGCCGCGAAGGCCGAGCTGCGGGGCGAACTGCAGAAGCTACCCATGCTGCGCGATGTGGTGGACAGCGACCGCCCCGGCAACCGCGAGGTTGTCCTGAAGCTGAAGGACAAGGCCCATCTGCTCGGTCTGACGCTGCAGGATGTGGCGGCACAGGTCCGTCAGGGCTTTTTCGGATTGGAGACCCAGCGTGTGCAGCGCGGCGAGGACGAGGTGAAGATCTGGGTGCGCTATGCCGAGGAGGGCCGCGCGTCGCTCCGCGACCTGGAGGACATGCGCATCCGCACGGCCGACGGCCGGCAGTTGCCCCTGAGCGAGCTGGTCAGTTACCACATCGAACGGGGCATCCGAGCGATCAACCACCTGGACGGCAAGCGCGAAGTGCGCGTGGAGGCTGATCTGGCGAGCAGCGGTGCAAGTGCGACCGATGCACAGAGCGTGGTGGCGACCGAGATCATGGTCCCCTTGCTGGCGAAGTACCCGGGCCTCAGCTACAGCTTCGAGGGCCAGGGCGAGCAGAGCCGGAAGGTGGGCGCCAGTGCGCTGCGGGTGCTGCCGATCACGCTGATCATCATGTTCGCCCTGATCGTGCTCACGCTCCGCAGCTTCTGGCAGATGGTGACGGTGGTGCTCTGCCTGCCGCTCGGTTTCATCGGCATCGCCTGGGGCCATTGGATCCATGGCGTGCAGATCAGCCTCTTCAGCTTCTTCGGCATGATCGCGCTCATCGGGGTGATGGTGAACGACTCCCTGGTGTTGATCAGCACCTTCAATGCCAACCTGAAGACGGGCTTGGAGTTCAAGGAGGCACTGCGTCGAGCGGCCCTCTCTCGCCTTCGCCCCATCCTGCTCACCTCCCTCACCACCGTGGTGGGCCTGTTGCCGATCACGCTCAACAAGAGCTTCCAGGCGCAGTTCCTCATCCCCATGGCCATCACCGTCGCCTATGGGTTGGCCATCGCCACCTTCGTCACGCTCATCATCCTGCCCATCCTGCTGGCCGCGCTGAATGAAGGCCGCCGCTTGCTGGGCTGGGCCTGGAACGCCGAAATGCCCGACGCGGGATCCGTCGAACCCGCTGTGAAAGAACTGCCCTATGAGGACCTGGAGGAACATCGCGACTAG